In the genome of Luteitalea pratensis, the window GTTGGAGACCGTGACTGGGCGCGACGATGGACCTGGTTGCGGGTCCCTGGTACGAGTGAACGCATGCCGGAAGGGCACGGCTGCCGTGGTTGGCTCGTCTTGCTGATCTAGTCCGGAACCAGCAGCCGCAAGCGTTGTCCGATCCAGAGTCCCGCGAGCACGACTAGTACGTACGCATAGCCAACCATCACCACAAGCATTGTCGTCTGGTCACGAAATCCCGAAGCATGCATTAGCGACCATCCAACGGCCGCAAGCGGCGGCATCGTCAGCGCGGCAAGTCCGTGCGCTCGCGAAGATGACCGCCAGAGCACGAGTAGCGTGAGGGCAACCAGCGGCACGTACACCGGCATGATGATCCAGCCCCGCCCAGCCCAAGAACGCCAGAATCTCGGCGAGGGTACCTTTCCTCAGCCAACCGTAGCCCCCACCAACAGGAAAGGCATTGGCAGTAGAGGCAACCCTGTGCTCAGGCGCAGGTAGGTTCGTGAGGTCACGCGTCGGCAGCTTGGCTCCTTCGTCCTATCGGCGCGCCCCACGATTTCATAAGGCCGTTGTGCCGAGGCTCAGCTTCCGATGGGCGAAGGGATACAGCAGCGTTGCACGGAATTCGGGATACCGCCGATTCTTTGCAGTGCCGGCCGGCAGTCGCCTGGGTGACTGAGAAGCGACGCCGCCACCGAATCCGACAGAGCCGATGTCCAGAGCGCTCCTTGCCGCACCTTCGCTACCGCTGTGGACTCGTGCGCTCTATGTGTTCGTACACGTGGTGATTGCTCTGCTCGCAGTACCCGTGGCTGGGGTTGAGGTCCATGCCTTGGCGCAGGGTCCGAGTTCGCCGGCCGCGCTCCCGTTCTGCGGGCTCAGCGCACCGCTGGATACCAGGTTCCGGCCGCGGCTCCTGCCGCGCGACGAGGCTGCACGCCATCCTGATTTCCTCGCCTTTCGGCGACAGCTAGGGCGCGGGGTGCTGCGGAGGGATCGGGCGGCGATTCTGCGCATAGCGGAACCCGACGTCAACATCGACTTCGAGGGCGAGGGCATCGAGTTCCTGAAGGCGTTCATCGACGATGCCGGGCGAGACTTCTGGGGTGAGTTTGGCCGGGCCCTGGCGATGGGCGGGACGTTCGACGGAAACGCCAGCTTCTCGACGCCTTATGTCTATTCAGCCTGGGCAGACCGGGCTGACTCGGTCGAGTGCAAGGCGGTCACGGGCACGGGCGTGAGGCTCCGCGAGCAGCCGAGTGCCGGCGCTCGAGTGCTGGCGTCGCTGGATTTCGACATAGTGGAAAGGGTCGACAGCGACAGGGACGTTCCCGGGTGGGAGCAGGTCCGTCTGTCCACCGGTCTGAAGGGCTACGTGGCCTCCGGCTTCATCAGAAGCCCAATCGATTATCGAGCGTGGTTTGTTCTCACCGAGAGCGGTTGGCGGTTGAAAGCGTTCGTCATTGGGGATTAGCCGAAAAAGACCACACTCTCTTTTTCCCATGCGGCGACGCGGATCCAAGCATTCCTGTCGAGGGCAGCCGGTGCCAAGTACTAGTTCCACAGTCGTCTCGCGTATCCGATCTGCTCACTCAGATATCTATTCAGAGGGACAGTTTCACGGGCGTCTGCGTTCCAGATCAAGAACTGCAGTTTGCTGCCAACATCGATGGTCGCGCCGGCACAGCCGTCTACCAGAGTGTGCACTGCGGAGATCCCGATCTCAGCGAAGGAGAGGGCTATTGCCTGAAGGCGGAGAAACACGCGCCAGGTCTGGACGACGTCTCGAGAGCGGTTCAGCGTCTCGACTTCCGGTCAGCCGAGCCTGCTTACAGTTCACCAGGAGGCGTTGCCACTCACGAGGAACAGCTGAGCACGGCTGTGGTGTGGGGAGATGGTCGATCGCATGTGGTGTCGCGATCCGGTGGTCAGGCGCCCATCGACGTGTGGCAAGCGCAGCAACTGTTGCTGGGGGTGGTCGCCACCGACTGGCGGCGGAATGCTCGGCGTGTGCCCTGCGATTCGCTCACTTGGCCTCGACCCTGACACCCGGCACACCCGACCGAGACAGCTTTCGTCGTTCTAGCAGTGACGCGTCGACTCGCCGGCTCACGTCAAGATGTCCTCGAGGCGCGACGCGTAGTAGTCCAGGAGCATGGCCACTCGGCTCCCGGCATCAATGTGCAAGCGATGTTTCCTGGCCAACGCCGTGTCTCTGCCCGCCAGTCCAAGCACGACCTTTACGCAAGACGACGGGACGGTTTTGACGTGTCGCGATCGGCTCGTTCGGTGCAAGCGGTACGCATCGCGTGCAGCGCTCCGGCAAGATTAGAGACAGGTCGAGCCAGCTACTCTAGGACCGCGCGAAGGCGAGCAGGGGCGTCAGGTCATGGTTGTCCGCCGCCCTGAGCGCGTCGATGTAGCGGCGACGGACCTCGTCCGCGTCCCGCAGGTTGGCGCTGCCCCATGTGAAGCGTTCGCGACCCAGCTGCATCACGAGCAGATCTGCCATCAGCCGAGAATGCCGGCCGTTGCCGTTGGGGAACGGGTGGATCTGCACGAGCCGATGATGAAGGCGCACCGCGATCTCGTCGGGCGGGTAGGCCTTGTGTTCGATCCAGGTCGCGGCGTCGGCGAGCAATTGTCGCAGCGCCACGGGGATCTCGCAGTGCGGCATTCCGATGTTGCGCTCACTGATCCTGAACTGGCCGGCCCAGCGCCAGACGTCGCCAAGCATGCGGCGGTGCAGGTCCTTCACGAACTTCTCAGTCAAGAGGTTGCGACGACGGGCGAGCGCCCAATCGTGGGCCCGCACGATATTGTCCTGCTCGGCCCTGTTCAGCTCGCTGCGGTAGGCGATGTCCGATGGGATCAGTCCCTTGCGCCCGTCGGGCGTCAACGGCGTGGCATCGTCTGGCTCCTCGAACAGGTCGGTCACGATGCGCGTCAATCCCAGAACACGCGAGGGCTCGTGTCGCGGATGGCGTCCTCGACTTCCGCGTCGGTGATGCTGTCCTCGACCCGCTGATCCTCCAGCAGCATCGTGTGCTCGACGGGCTGGCGCCGCCGAAGAAGCAGCGCACGTGCGCGCTCGCGGACCGTCACGCCGAGCGGCTTGTTCGGAACGAGCCCGTACACGAGTGTGCAGTCGAGGGCCTCGGCCGCGCGCCGCAGCGTCGCCAGCTGGATGGTCTCCTTCTCTTCTGACTGCTCGAGACCGACGATGCTGGGCTGGCTCACGCCCATGCGTCGCGCCATCTGCGCCGTATTCATGCCGAGGGCCTCGCGGACGGCCTTGATCCAGCCACGAGCGGGCGGCCGATAGCGCTCAGCGGGCCCTAATCGGGCGAGACGCTCGTCGAGACGGGCCCTCGATTTCGCGGCGATCCTTGGCGATTTCATAGCCTTCAACCTATTCCATTCAGCAATTCCAATAGTTTATAGCCTATTGATTATATAAATTTCAATAGTCTGTGGGCTATTTAAACGTCGGGCATTCAGCTGAGGGCAGGGAAAGCACTATCCGCGTAACCGCCAAGCCGTCCAGCAAAGGGGCGCGGGCGACGAGATCAATTGCTTGGCAGCGTCAGTCGACCGGCGACGAACTCATCACGACATCCTTCCGAACGGTCGTTCGCCAGTTCCCCTTGACGCTCACCTCGAGGACGGCAAACGGGCCAGGATCGAACGCAGGAAGCCGCACGATCGCATCGCGACCCCTGGTCCACGGCGCCCACACGTGACGGCCATCCCGGACCTGCAGACGTGCCCACCCATCCGTGGCCAGCGGCTGGCCATCAGGTGCCCGAGGCGAAGTGACAAGCGTGGTCCAGGGCCGGCAAGCGTCCGACGTCCGAGCATGCGCTCCGGCCTCACGACGTGGCTGCCCGGTCGGTACTGCCCGATCCGGACAGCCCCGACCTGCATACGCTGGCCATCCTTTATCGGAACATTCATCACCGCCCGCTCGACCAGGTCGAACGACACGGAGCCTGTATTACCCAAGGCCACGGAACGCACCTCGTTCGAGCCATCGGAGACCAGAAGCAGCATCGCTTCCAACTCGAAGCTGCGGGTGTCGTACACGGCAAGCCGCTGGTCGTTGATGACGAACCCGACCTTGCGGCTGTCTGGCGACCACACGATCGCCCGGCTCCAGTCCGCGTCCGGAGCCAGCGCCATAACCTCGTGCGGTCGCTCGCCGGGACGGGCGATGTAGAGGTGATCTGCTGGGCGGCGTGGTGACAGACCGGCTGGCTTCGCGCTATGGCCTGCGCGTGGGGCGATGCGGCCTTGGTGCGGTGTCGTACCTCATCGCGGGCGGCGCATTGCTGGCCGCCGCCCGCTCGTCGTCGCCCGTCGCAGCGGCCGTTCTGATCGCGGCAGCGACCGGGATGACCATGTTTACGCTCGGTGCCGCGTGGGCGACCGTGATCGAGGTCGGACGTAACCAGGTGGGCGTCGTGGGTGCGACGATGAACTCGCTCGGAAACCTGGCTGCGATGCTGAACCCGCTGATCGTGGCGTACTCAGTGCAGTGGTTCGGCAGCTGGGACGTGCCGCTGTATCTGATGGGCATATTCTTCTTGGTGGGCGCCGCCTGCTGGTTGATGGTGGACCCGGAGCGGCCGGTGTTCGACGAGAGCCAGGCGCCCTCGTCCCTGGTGCGTTCGGCCGCGACGTTGGCCGATCCTTGAAGGAGTCATGTTGTGGAGCTGAACCTGCGAGGCAAGGTCGCCGTGGTCACCGGTGCGAGCAAGGGCATCGGTCTGGCGATCACCAGGGCACTGGTCGCCGAGGGCGCGCGCGTGATCGCTGGCGCGCGCGACGTTGGCGGTGAACTCGGCGCGCTGGCGTCACACGATGCCGTTCGCGCGGTGTCAGTCGATCTCTCCACGCCCGATGGGCCCAAGGCGCTGGTTGCTCGCGCAGAGGAATTCGACCGGCTCGACATCCTCGTGAACAACGTGGGGGCGGTTGCCGTGCGCCTCGATGGGTTCACGAGCGTCACCGACGACCAGTGGCTCTCATCGCTGAACCTGAACTTCATGGCGGCCGTGCGGACAACGCGTGCCGCGCTGACGCCGATGCTGGCACGGGGCGGCGGCACCATCGTGACCGTCAGCTCGGTCAATTCCTTCCTTCCCGATCCGGGCGTCATCGACTACTGCGCGGCGAAGGCAGCGCTGACAAACTTCTCGAAGGCGCTGTCCAAGGAAGTCGGGCCCCGTGGAGTTCGGATGAATACCGTGAGCCCCGGCCCGGTCGAGACGGCGCTGTGGCTCGGTCCGGAAGGAGTGGCGGCGACCGTTGCGAAGGCGTCGGGTGTGGATCCCGAGACTGCTCGCCAGCACGTCGTCGCATCACAAGGAGGCTTCGTGACGGGCCGCTTCACACGCCCCGACGAAGTCGCCGATCTGGTGCTCTTTCTAGCCAGCGATCGCTCGGGGAACATCACGGGCGCGGACTTCGTGATCGACGGCGGCCTGATCAAGACGCTGTGACAACGCCTAGTCGGTGAGCGCCCGCGCCTTGCGCAGCGAGATGCCGACGGTCGCTCGCCAGCGCCAAGACCGGTGAATTAGGCGCGGCAGCTCTGTCGCGACCTCGTGTTCGTAGGCGGACATTTCGACGAGTATCAGCGGCTCGGCGCTGCGGCCATCGACGTGCTGGGCGACGT includes:
- a CDS encoding SH3 domain-containing protein; the protein is MIALLAVPVAGVEVHALAQGPSSPAALPFCGLSAPLDTRFRPRLLPRDEAARHPDFLAFRRQLGRGVLRRDRAAILRIAEPDVNIDFEGEGIEFLKAFIDDAGRDFWGEFGRALAMGGTFDGNASFSTPYVYSAWADRADSVECKAVTGTGVRLREQPSAGARVLASLDFDIVERVDSDRDVPGWEQVRLSTGLKGYVASGFIRSPIDYRAWFVLTESGWRLKAFVIGD
- a CDS encoding mobile mystery protein B, whose amino-acid sequence is MTDLFEEPDDATPLTPDGRKGLIPSDIAYRSELNRAEQDNIVRAHDWALARRRNLLTEKFVKDLHRRMLGDVWRWAGQFRISERNIGMPHCEIPVALRQLLADAATWIEHKAYPPDEIAVRLHHRLVQIHPFPNGNGRHSRLMADLLVMQLGRERFTWGSANLRDADEVRRRYIDALRAADNHDLTPLLAFARS
- a CDS encoding mobile mystery protein A, coding for MKSPRIAAKSRARLDERLARLGPAERYRPPARGWIKAVREALGMNTAQMARRMGVSQPSIVGLEQSEEKETIQLATLRRAAEALDCTLVYGLVPNKPLGVTVRERARALLLRRRQPVEHTMLLEDQRVEDSITDAEVEDAIRDTSPRVFWD
- a CDS encoding oxidoreductase, producing MELNLRGKVAVVTGASKGIGLAITRALVAEGARVIAGARDVGGELGALASHDAVRAVSVDLSTPDGPKALVARAEEFDRLDILVNNVGAVAVRLDGFTSVTDDQWLSSLNLNFMAAVRTTRAALTPMLARGGGTIVTVSSVNSFLPDPGVIDYCAAKAALTNFSKALSKEVGPRGVRMNTVSPGPVETALWLGPEGVAATVAKASGVDPETARQHVVASQGGFVTGRFTRPDEVADLVLFLASDRSGNITGADFVIDGGLIKTL